Proteins encoded in a region of the Haloglomus salinum genome:
- a CDS encoding FKBP-type peptidyl-prolyl cis-trans isomerase, which translates to MSEESDEDVEETEAETEEEVAEPEAESEADEEEPEGLQDGDFVRIDYTARTVEGDQLVDTTDPEVAEEEGVADQGTFEPRVIVLGAGHLFESVEDDIIGGEAGDSGTVTIPAEEAFGEYDEERVRTVSADKIDEDDRYPGARVQIDGEQGVLETIVGGRARVDFNHPLAGEEIEYDYEILEEVTDQLERAQGLFGMFLDMELEMHLETDEVEETHVEEPDEDDEDAEPETVTETVEKLTLYVESNPQLSMNQQWMMQKTQIAQEIIEKTGIDRIIVQDILDGSGGMMGGMGGMMGGMGGGAPGGEDVDEADIEAALEEADIDADEIAEEIE; encoded by the coding sequence ATGAGCGAGGAATCCGACGAGGACGTCGAAGAGACAGAAGCGGAGACCGAAGAGGAAGTAGCCGAGCCGGAAGCCGAGTCGGAGGCCGACGAGGAGGAGCCCGAGGGACTCCAGGACGGGGACTTCGTCCGCATCGACTACACCGCGCGCACGGTCGAGGGCGACCAGCTGGTCGACACCACCGACCCCGAGGTCGCCGAGGAGGAGGGCGTCGCCGACCAGGGCACCTTCGAGCCCCGCGTCATCGTGCTCGGCGCCGGCCACCTGTTCGAGTCGGTCGAGGACGACATCATCGGCGGTGAGGCCGGTGACTCCGGGACCGTGACCATCCCCGCCGAGGAAGCTTTCGGCGAGTACGACGAGGAGCGCGTCCGCACCGTCTCGGCCGACAAGATCGACGAGGACGACCGCTACCCCGGCGCCCGCGTCCAGATCGACGGCGAACAGGGCGTCCTCGAGACCATCGTCGGCGGCCGGGCCCGGGTCGACTTCAACCACCCGCTCGCGGGCGAGGAGATCGAGTACGACTACGAGATTCTCGAGGAGGTCACCGACCAGCTCGAGCGGGCACAGGGCCTGTTCGGCATGTTCCTCGATATGGAGCTGGAGATGCACCTCGAGACCGACGAGGTCGAGGAGACCCACGTCGAGGAGCCCGACGAGGACGACGAGGACGCAGAGCCCGAGACGGTCACGGAGACCGTCGAGAAGCTCACCCTCTACGTCGAGTCCAACCCGCAGCTCTCGATGAACCAGCAGTGGATGATGCAGAAGACCCAGATCGCCCAGGAGATCATCGAGAAGACGGGCATCGACCGCATCATCGTCCAGGACATCCTCGACGGTTCCGGCGGCATGATGGGCGGCATGGGCGGCATGATGGGCGGCATGGGCGGCGGCGCCCCCGGCGGCGAGGACGTCGACGAGGCCGACATCGAGGCCGCGCTGGAGGAAGCGGACATCGACGCCGACGAGATCGCCGAAGAGATCGAATAG
- a CDS encoding homoserine kinase encodes MLTVRAPATSANLGSGFDVFGVALERPADVIRVERADRTTIDVSGVGSQYIPEDPEKNTVGAVAEALDAPAHIQIDKGVRPASGLGSSAASAAAAAVALNELYDRGLTREELVPIAAEGEAVVSGTAHADNVAPSIIGGFTIAREDGVTGIDADIPLVAVLPEIVVSTRDARRVVPETATVDQLVETVANAATLTAGMARDDPKLVGRGMSDSVVTPARAELIDGYNEVCTAAMAAGACGVTISGAGPTVIAACDAGDRRDIANAMLDAFDDRGTEARAYQTRVGRGAEMFDE; translated from the coding sequence ATGCTGACCGTCCGGGCGCCGGCCACGAGTGCGAACCTCGGGAGCGGGTTCGACGTGTTCGGGGTCGCCCTCGAGCGCCCGGCAGACGTCATCCGCGTGGAGCGGGCCGACCGGACCACCATCGACGTGTCCGGCGTCGGCTCGCAGTACATCCCCGAAGACCCGGAGAAGAACACCGTCGGGGCCGTCGCGGAGGCGCTCGATGCCCCCGCGCACATCCAGATCGACAAGGGCGTCCGCCCGGCGTCGGGGCTGGGCTCCTCCGCGGCGAGCGCTGCGGCCGCGGCCGTCGCGCTCAACGAACTGTACGACCGCGGCCTCACCCGCGAGGAACTGGTCCCCATCGCCGCGGAGGGCGAGGCGGTCGTCTCAGGCACTGCCCACGCCGACAACGTTGCGCCCTCCATCATCGGCGGCTTCACCATCGCCCGCGAGGACGGCGTCACCGGTATCGACGCCGACATCCCGCTCGTCGCGGTCCTCCCCGAGATCGTCGTCTCCACACGCGACGCCCGCCGGGTCGTTCCGGAGACGGCGACCGTCGACCAGCTGGTCGAGACGGTCGCGAACGCCGCCACCCTCACCGCCGGGATGGCACGCGACGACCCGAAACTCGTCGGCCGTGGGATGAGCGACTCGGTCGTCACGCCGGCTCGCGCGGAACTCATCGACGGCTACAACGAGGTCTGCACCGCCGCGATGGCCGCCGGCGCCTGCGGGGTCACCATCTCCGGTGCCGGTCCGACCGTCATCGCCGCCTGCGACGCGGGCGACCGCCGCGACATCGCCAACGCGATGCTCGACGCGTTCGACGACCGCGGCACCGAAGCCCGCGCCTACCAGACGCGAGTCGGCCGTGGTGCTGAGATGTTCGACGAGTAA
- a CDS encoding DUF7283 family protein: MLGTPADSWYVWLGLATVSVAVLGTATGLPTAAPPDPTPVARTVDAVASSPRPATAEHPLEATAVRVDPDGISLRTDGGSARESLAYGPVTPVPPDASPLRAILTGDRPGRVLGSPTALAGRAAAARRTDPDWRPAPDKLLVRRVIWRGVDVTLVG, encoded by the coding sequence ATGCTCGGAACCCCTGCCGATTCGTGGTACGTATGGCTCGGTCTCGCGACCGTGAGCGTGGCAGTCCTCGGAACGGCGACGGGACTCCCTACGGCAGCCCCGCCCGACCCCACGCCCGTCGCCCGGACGGTCGACGCGGTGGCATCGAGCCCGCGGCCGGCGACCGCCGAACACCCGCTCGAAGCGACCGCCGTGCGGGTCGACCCGGACGGCATCTCGCTCCGGACGGACGGTGGGTCGGCCCGTGAGTCGCTGGCCTACGGTCCGGTGACGCCGGTCCCGCCGGACGCGTCGCCCTTGCGTGCCATCCTGACCGGCGACCGACCGGGTCGGGTTCTCGGCTCGCCGACGGCACTCGCGGGGCGTGCTGCCGCCGCCCGACGAACCGACCCGGACTGGCGACCAGCACCCGACAAGCTACTCGTCCGACGTGTCATCTGGAGGGGGGTCGATGTCACGCTCGTCGGCTGA
- a CDS encoding DUF7285 family protein — MSRSSAECSGPYGWAPVSRGQVEPLAALAAVFAVTAALGLYTGALQAAIPEPTGADLAPTALDAVAEAVSDRTGVVDPTRLSAAPGAGPEGRRLNATLTAADRRWCAGPPIPAAASDRAARRIAVDTAVSRTTVGRLRVVVW, encoded by the coding sequence ATGTCACGCTCGTCGGCTGAATGCAGTGGTCCGTACGGCTGGGCACCCGTCAGCCGCGGGCAGGTGGAACCGCTCGCGGCCCTGGCGGCCGTCTTCGCGGTGACGGCCGCGCTCGGTCTCTACACGGGGGCACTCCAGGCCGCGATTCCAGAACCGACCGGTGCCGACCTCGCGCCGACCGCGCTCGATGCGGTCGCCGAGGCGGTGAGCGACCGGACCGGCGTCGTCGACCCGACGCGCCTGTCCGCCGCGCCGGGCGCCGGACCCGAGGGACGCCGACTGAACGCGACGCTCACCGCCGCCGACCGGCGGTGGTGCGCCGGTCCGCCGATACCAGCCGCTGCATCCGACCGGGCTGCTCGTCGCATCGCCGTCGACACCGCCGTGAGCCGGACTACCGTGGGCCGACTCCGGGTGGTCGTCTGGTGA
- a CDS encoding DUF7284 family protein, with the protein MIRSARAGTDRAISTVVDVSLCLLLVSAAIGTLVLPQAVPGTPHDGPDPSATVEALATGTVSVAYELETGHLEAPVDHASGAGEAERVAHGSYAELLAEAAVENATLHGRALSGASDGFERRVATAIRNATRATGGRTRVTATWAPYPGAPTRGVASAGPRPPPEASVAAATLTVPSRFRATRERARRLARRDGYPGVARALARATIAGWFPPQDARLALRGDHPVDALLTRRYRRTATGLGTSVADPVRAVEPRRANARLTTALARRYETDLRKRFDSPAAAARAVRIGEVRVVVATW; encoded by the coding sequence GTGATCCGTAGCGCCCGCGCCGGGACCGACCGTGCCATCAGCACCGTCGTCGACGTGAGCCTCTGTCTGCTGCTGGTGTCGGCGGCCATCGGGACGCTCGTCCTACCGCAAGCGGTTCCGGGTACACCCCACGACGGCCCCGACCCGTCGGCCACCGTCGAGGCGCTCGCGACGGGGACCGTCTCGGTTGCCTACGAGCTCGAGACCGGCCATCTGGAAGCCCCCGTCGACCACGCGAGCGGGGCCGGCGAGGCGGAGCGGGTCGCTCACGGGAGCTACGCGGAGTTGCTCGCCGAGGCGGCGGTCGAGAACGCGACCCTCCACGGGCGCGCACTCTCCGGCGCCAGTGACGGGTTCGAGCGACGGGTCGCCACCGCCATCCGGAACGCGACCCGCGCGACCGGCGGTCGAACACGCGTCACCGCGACCTGGGCCCCCTACCCGGGAGCGCCGACACGAGGTGTCGCGAGCGCGGGCCCCCGGCCGCCACCGGAGGCGAGCGTGGCAGCCGCGACACTCACCGTTCCGAGCCGGTTCCGGGCCACGCGCGAGCGTGCCCGCCGGCTGGCACGACGCGACGGCTACCCCGGCGTCGCCCGGGCGCTCGCGCGAGCCACGATCGCCGGCTGGTTCCCGCCACAGGACGCCCGGCTCGCGCTCCGGGGTGACCACCCCGTCGACGCGCTGCTGACGCGCCGCTACCGGCGGACAGCCACAGGACTCGGGACCAGCGTGGCCGACCCCGTCCGGGCGGTCGAGCCACGGCGGGCGAACGCACGGCTCACGACCGCGCTCGCCCGACGGTACGAGACGGACCTGCGGAAGCGGTTCGACTCCCCCGCCGCGGCCGCCCGCGCGGTCCGTATCGGCGAGGTCCGGGTGGTGGTCGCCACGTGGTGA
- a CDS encoding DUF7286 family protein, which produces MVTTLGTDDRARVPFALVGVVLLVTSTAFHASLGAAPAVREPATEAALERAGAATVPALRVAVRRAARATAADPVLTTANTTAGRALNDSHAFRDALRLRIYLSAARRLDTVHIREASVRASTTLPAVEDDGTSALRRAIERVELRRAGANGTRLRVRVQNVQLRATRDGQVVARESLTPNVTVSTPVLAVHDRTTRYQRRLDARTLSPESAGARLTFGTYLTAYGRGTAQWAGAPISNVLANRHLALATDAAVYDAQARAFGARDPAWKEAFATTAARTLGKDAVAFGFGQVKQNRSRGTARAMDMLRTFLVRQSRKGSRSAGPFEDEPVTVDVGESADGALAAMLRRPTSGTRNLTDVLRASYTVRARLTTTTRRVGTSQSGRRRPVSPGDWRLVDRDRQVDRRSRGGTDNERAELQAPPEPWHRLSTAHRHVVVRETVARHWRDGNRTVTTSRDTTTRYAVAVAVLGQHPPSSSSIPRRPVRPVHERGGALGGPNLAGVAEQATAKLVAARGGYDRLAARATADAVNTTTVRVVGRRPPGLERWVVRDLTALNRRVRNVSVRTSRRDLGTLAASPAADLAATLRQRRRSLLDPPRAYHGVSERARVAVRAAYLDRVIERLEDQADRRKRARRQLNDSLVSRGLPSLARIERQRAVAANATADGKRPSSAVASSRFVPDVTPNRLTLTAVSRSAVGLRGGGTVRPLAARNLNVFTLPYVDIASFVRSGGRETVSLRTAARTLQAATAVNGTHPANGTTSVNASLPAARDHLRGAVRDANEALGDRARALLRREGVEGATRRQAVVTSALARWDTPAARALALVNGSAASAIAETAVDRDPTLGRTSAGRLGLLLRDELRRASEGAAGRVPRRPTERTGRLARDLVDVAATEAVKTTAERGATVARERLYEGPARTVPAGLPVLPPVQPWYATANIWYVRVRGVHPSLVVRARGRGRPGPPLAYERDGRPVRLDVDDDGTSERLGRAARVSFDIETTVLVVVPPGGRGVGDTNGKADERTGWPTPRP; this is translated from the coding sequence GTGGTGACCACCCTGGGGACCGACGACCGTGCCCGGGTTCCGTTCGCCCTCGTCGGCGTCGTCCTGCTCGTGACGAGTACCGCGTTCCACGCCTCCCTGGGGGCAGCTCCGGCGGTTCGGGAACCAGCGACGGAGGCCGCACTGGAGCGGGCCGGCGCGGCTACCGTACCAGCGCTCCGTGTCGCCGTCCGGCGGGCCGCCCGCGCGACCGCGGCGGACCCGGTTCTGACGACGGCGAACACCACGGCCGGGCGAGCGCTGAACGACTCGCATGCCTTCCGAGACGCCCTCCGGCTCCGGATATATCTGTCAGCCGCCAGGAGGCTCGACACCGTTCATATCCGGGAGGCGTCCGTCCGTGCCAGCACCACGCTACCGGCGGTCGAGGACGACGGAACGAGTGCCCTTCGCCGGGCCATCGAGCGGGTCGAACTCCGCCGAGCCGGGGCGAACGGGACCCGGCTCCGTGTCCGGGTGCAGAACGTGCAGCTCCGCGCGACCCGCGACGGCCAGGTAGTTGCCCGCGAGTCGCTCACACCGAACGTGACCGTCTCGACCCCGGTCCTCGCCGTCCATGACCGCACGACGCGGTACCAGCGCCGCCTGGACGCCCGAACGCTGTCCCCCGAGAGTGCCGGGGCACGTCTCACCTTCGGGACCTATCTCACTGCGTATGGCCGCGGCACGGCGCAGTGGGCCGGCGCCCCGATCAGCAACGTGCTCGCCAACAGGCATCTCGCCCTCGCCACCGACGCCGCGGTGTACGACGCGCAGGCCCGGGCGTTCGGCGCGAGGGACCCGGCGTGGAAAGAGGCGTTCGCCACGACCGCCGCACGGACGCTCGGCAAGGACGCCGTCGCCTTCGGCTTCGGGCAGGTCAAGCAGAATCGCTCCCGCGGCACCGCCCGCGCGATGGACATGCTACGGACGTTCCTGGTGAGGCAGAGTCGGAAGGGAAGTCGGAGCGCGGGGCCGTTCGAGGACGAACCCGTCACCGTCGATGTCGGCGAGAGTGCCGACGGTGCGCTGGCCGCGATGCTTCGGCGACCGACCAGCGGAACGCGAAACCTCACCGACGTACTCCGGGCGTCCTACACGGTTCGGGCCCGGCTCACGACGACGACCCGGCGGGTCGGCACGAGCCAGTCCGGACGGCGCCGACCCGTATCCCCCGGCGACTGGCGCCTCGTCGACCGCGACCGACAGGTAGACAGACGGAGCCGTGGGGGGACCGACAACGAGCGTGCCGAACTTCAGGCCCCCCCGGAACCATGGCACCGCCTGTCCACGGCCCACCGTCACGTCGTCGTTCGGGAGACGGTCGCCCGTCACTGGCGCGACGGGAACCGCACGGTGACGACCAGCCGTGACACTACGACCAGATACGCGGTGGCCGTCGCGGTGCTGGGTCAGCATCCCCCGTCGAGCAGTTCGATTCCCCGGCGCCCGGTGCGTCCGGTCCACGAACGCGGTGGCGCCCTCGGCGGTCCGAACCTCGCGGGCGTCGCGGAACAGGCCACCGCCAAACTGGTGGCGGCCCGTGGTGGCTACGACCGGCTCGCGGCGCGAGCCACGGCTGATGCGGTGAATACGACCACAGTGCGGGTGGTGGGGCGGCGGCCGCCCGGGCTGGAGCGATGGGTAGTGCGCGACCTCACAGCCCTCAACCGACGTGTTCGAAACGTCTCCGTCCGGACCTCGCGCCGTGACCTGGGAACGCTCGCGGCGAGCCCCGCAGCCGACCTCGCGGCCACGCTGCGACAGCGGCGGCGGTCGTTGCTCGACCCCCCACGGGCCTACCACGGTGTATCCGAGCGGGCTCGCGTCGCCGTCCGGGCGGCCTACCTCGACCGCGTCATCGAACGGCTCGAGGACCAGGCCGACCGCCGGAAGCGTGCCCGGCGGCAACTGAACGACTCGCTCGTCTCCCGGGGGCTCCCCTCGCTGGCACGTATCGAGCGCCAGCGAGCGGTCGCCGCGAACGCGACGGCAGACGGGAAGCGGCCGTCATCCGCCGTGGCTTCGTCCCGGTTCGTCCCGGACGTGACGCCGAATCGGCTCACGCTCACGGCGGTTTCACGGTCGGCAGTCGGTCTTCGGGGTGGCGGGACGGTCCGACCACTCGCTGCCCGGAATCTGAACGTGTTCACGCTGCCGTACGTCGACATCGCGTCGTTCGTCCGGAGTGGGGGGCGAGAGACGGTGTCGCTTCGAACGGCCGCACGGACCCTGCAGGCCGCGACGGCAGTGAACGGTACGCATCCGGCGAACGGAACGACATCAGTGAATGCGTCGCTCCCGGCCGCACGCGACCACCTTCGGGGTGCCGTACGCGACGCGAACGAGGCGCTCGGCGACCGGGCCAGGGCGCTCCTTCGTCGGGAGGGGGTAGAGGGAGCCACGCGACGGCAGGCCGTGGTCACGTCCGCGCTCGCCCGGTGGGACACGCCGGCAGCCCGTGCGCTAGCGCTGGTGAACGGGTCGGCAGCGAGCGCCATCGCGGAGACGGCGGTCGACCGGGACCCGACGCTCGGCCGCACGAGTGCCGGCCGGCTCGGCCTCCTGCTCCGGGACGAACTCCGGCGGGCCAGCGAGGGGGCGGCAGGCCGTGTTCCCCGACGGCCGACCGAGCGGACGGGTCGTCTCGCACGCGACCTGGTCGACGTGGCGGCCACCGAGGCCGTGAAGACGACCGCCGAGCGCGGTGCGACGGTCGCCCGGGAGCGGCTCTACGAGGGCCCAGCGCGGACGGTGCCTGCCGGGCTCCCGGTCCTGCCGCCGGTGCAGCCGTGGTACGCGACGGCCAACATCTGGTACGTCCGCGTACGCGGTGTCCATCCGTCGCTGGTGGTCAGAGCGCGCGGCCGAGGTCGACCGGGGCCACCGCTGGCGTACGAGCGCGACGGCCGGCCGGTCCGGCTCGATGTGGACGACGACGGAACGAGCGAGCGGCTCGGCCGAGCGGCCCGTGTGTCGTTCGACATCGAGACGACGGTGCTCGTCGTGGTTCCGCCGGGCGGCCGCGGCGTCGGCGACACGAACGGGAAGGCCGACGAACGGACCGGCTGGCCGACCCCTCGCCCGTGA
- a CDS encoding DUF5791 family protein produces MFHDVVPNPGELGPDELYERYVAELVAVIEGHGVETVAARSGVGTATLRALRDGESPELDHEDAVAILAVDADIDPDTAVQLDRDALLMGMTNAVLDVEALAAETDGALEGREIQSKVEGRFPMTLREFALLHATIQARGP; encoded by the coding sequence GTGTTCCACGACGTTGTGCCGAACCCCGGCGAACTGGGGCCAGACGAACTGTACGAACGGTACGTGGCCGAACTGGTGGCGGTCATCGAGGGCCACGGGGTCGAGACGGTGGCCGCCCGAAGCGGCGTCGGCACGGCGACCCTGCGCGCGCTGCGCGATGGAGAGTCCCCCGAACTCGACCACGAAGACGCCGTGGCGATACTCGCAGTGGACGCCGACATCGACCCGGACACGGCCGTCCAGCTCGACCGCGACGCCCTGTTGATGGGGATGACCAACGCCGTCCTCGACGTGGAGGCACTCGCCGCGGAGACCGACGGGGCCCTAGAGGGGCGCGAAATCCAGTCGAAGGTCGAGGGGCGCTTCCCGATGACGCTCCGGGAGTTCGCGCTGCTCCACGCAACCATCCAGGCGCGGGGCCCCTGA
- a CDS encoding SDR family oxidoreductase, with protein sequence MRVCILGCGYVGLELARQLQPDHEVVGVRRSPSGVEAVEATGATAARADVTDADDLAAVPDADALVFAASSGGRGAAAAREVYVDGLRTAIEAFGTRDGAPDQLVYTSSTGVYGDHDGGWVDETTPLDPTTEKTRVLAEAERVAQEVAADYGIDGRVARFAGLYGPDRYRLERYIEGPVTAGYLNMLHRDDAAGIVRFMLEAVDEDILLAVDDEPVDKHAFADWLADECGVDHPPKRSKDERLDDSGLSAAARRRILTSKRCSNDRLRELGYEFRFPTFREGYRAAIEAYRD encoded by the coding sequence GTGCGCGTCTGCATCCTCGGCTGTGGCTACGTCGGGCTGGAGCTCGCCCGACAGCTCCAGCCGGACCACGAGGTCGTCGGCGTCAGGCGGTCCCCGTCCGGCGTGGAGGCCGTCGAGGCGACCGGGGCGACCGCAGCCCGGGCGGACGTGACCGACGCGGACGACCTGGCGGCCGTGCCGGACGCCGACGCACTCGTCTTCGCCGCCAGCTCGGGCGGGCGCGGTGCCGCGGCCGCCCGCGAGGTCTACGTCGACGGCCTCCGGACGGCCATCGAGGCGTTCGGCACGCGTGACGGCGCGCCGGACCAGCTGGTGTACACCTCCAGCACGGGCGTCTACGGTGACCACGACGGCGGCTGGGTCGACGAGACGACACCGCTCGACCCGACGACGGAGAAGACGCGCGTGCTCGCCGAGGCCGAACGGGTCGCCCAGGAGGTCGCTGCCGACTACGGCATCGACGGTCGGGTCGCACGGTTCGCCGGCCTCTACGGGCCGGACCGCTACCGGCTGGAGCGCTACATCGAGGGACCGGTGACGGCGGGGTATCTGAACATGCTTCACCGTGACGATGCCGCCGGCATCGTCCGGTTCATGCTGGAAGCCGTCGACGAGGACATCCTGCTCGCCGTCGACGACGAACCGGTCGACAAGCACGCGTTCGCGGACTGGCTGGCCGACGAGTGCGGTGTCGACCACCCGCCGAAGCGGAGCAAGGACGAACGGCTCGACGACTCCGGCCTCTCGGCGGCGGCACGGCGGCGCATCCTGACGAGCAAGCGCTGTTCGAACGACCGCCTCCGTGAGCTCGGCTACGAGTTCCGGTTCCCGACGTTCCGTGAGGGGTACCGGGCGGCCATCGAGGCGTATCGCGACTGA
- a CDS encoding DHH family phosphoesterase, producing MSGRTVPAAADAIGPPLVAEPVLLGGVAVAVLAAVGVVLFVKVRGARTPGRRLRATLAASDEIAVLTHPNPDPDALACALAVRELAETVETETTIYYPGEIRHEENLALVSELGIQATRLRDASDLAERDVVLVDHNQPRGFAGAGGVEAYAVIDHHPGDGEGAAFTDVRSEYGACASLMAEYLQRLGWRTTDDGADESRPSMPESLATALVYGIRTDTAGFTRGCTAAEFDAAAYCSSRADPDTIERVSNPPMPPETMDVRARAVLDRVQRGAFVCTHAGEVPSPDAVTQAADDLLRMKEVRAVVVGGTCDGTLHLSGRAIEGSVDIGETLSTAIEGIPMADAGGHTRMGGGQLSVDHMAGLGPGDGVSIERFFESIFAVMASQDPEGAPDEMAEPVDPGTVGASDVDAREALAAVDSDDEGDAGGPVDRPEASGG from the coding sequence GTGAGTGGGAGGACCGTACCAGCGGCTGCGGACGCAATCGGTCCACCACTCGTAGCCGAGCCCGTTCTGCTCGGTGGCGTCGCCGTGGCCGTCCTCGCAGCAGTCGGCGTCGTCCTCTTCGTGAAGGTTCGCGGGGCCCGGACGCCGGGGCGTCGGCTCCGCGCCACGCTGGCGGCCAGCGACGAGATCGCGGTGCTGACACACCCGAACCCGGACCCGGACGCCCTCGCCTGTGCGCTGGCGGTTCGGGAGCTGGCCGAGACGGTCGAGACGGAAACCACCATCTACTACCCCGGCGAGATACGCCACGAGGAGAACCTCGCACTCGTCAGCGAGCTGGGTATCCAGGCGACCCGGCTCCGGGACGCCAGCGACCTCGCCGAGCGGGACGTGGTGCTGGTCGACCACAACCAGCCCCGCGGGTTCGCGGGCGCCGGCGGGGTCGAGGCATACGCGGTCATCGACCACCATCCCGGCGACGGCGAGGGGGCGGCGTTCACCGACGTTCGGTCGGAGTACGGCGCCTGCGCGAGCCTGATGGCCGAGTACCTGCAGAGACTGGGCTGGCGGACCACCGACGACGGCGCGGACGAATCGCGGCCGTCGATGCCGGAATCGCTGGCGACGGCACTGGTGTACGGTATCCGAACCGACACAGCTGGCTTCACACGCGGCTGTACGGCGGCGGAATTCGACGCGGCAGCGTACTGTTCCTCGCGCGCCGACCCCGACACAATCGAGCGCGTGTCGAACCCACCGATGCCACCGGAGACGATGGACGTGCGGGCCCGGGCCGTGCTGGACCGCGTCCAGCGGGGGGCGTTCGTCTGTACCCACGCTGGGGAGGTCCCGAGCCCGGACGCGGTGACCCAGGCCGCCGACGACCTGCTCCGGATGAAGGAGGTCCGGGCGGTTGTCGTCGGCGGAACGTGTGACGGGACGCTCCATCTCTCCGGCCGCGCCATCGAGGGGAGCGTCGATATCGGCGAGACGCTCTCGACGGCCATCGAGGGCATCCCGATGGCGGACGCGGGCGGCCACACCCGGATGGGTGGTGGACAGCTCTCCGTCGACCACATGGCCGGGCTCGGCCCCGGCGACGGCGTGAGCATCGAGCGGTTCTTCGAGAGCATCTTCGCCGTCATGGCGAGTCAGGACCCCGAGGGCGCCCCCGACGAGATGGCCGAGCCGGTCGACCCGGGGACGGTCGGGGCGAGCGATGTGGATGCCAGGGAAGCGCTGGCGGCCGTCGACAGCGACGACGAGGGGGATGCCGGAGGGCCCGTCGACAGGCCCGAAGCCAGCGGCGGCTGA
- a CDS encoding 50S ribosomal protein L40e: MAQFDKAEDRMLKKMICMRCNARNPERADSCRKCGYKNLRPKATERRAA, from the coding sequence ATGGCCCAGTTCGACAAAGCGGAGGACCGCATGCTGAAGAAGATGATCTGTATGCGCTGTAACGCCCGGAACCCGGAGCGGGCCGACAGCTGCCGGAAGTGCGGTTACAAGAACCTCCGTCCGAAGGCGACCGAGCGGCGCGCGGCCTGA